The following proteins come from a genomic window of Helicobacteraceae bacterium:
- the rpsT gene encoding 30S ribosomal protein S20, protein MANHKSSEKRYRQTIKREERNRYYRTRIKNAVKAVTGAKNKDDANEAFKKANRYLHSMVSKGVLKKNTAARKVGRLAAFINKIA, encoded by the coding sequence ATGGCAAACCACAAGTCAAGCGAAAAACGCTATCGTCAGACGATTAAACGCGAGGAGCGCAACCGCTACTACCGCACAAGGATAAAAAACGCCGTCAAAGCGGTAACGGGCGCAAAAAATAAAGACGACGCGAACGAAGCCTTCAAGAAAGCAAACCGCTATCTGCACTCTATGGTCTCCAAAGGCGTCCTAAAAAAGAACACGGCGGCGCGAAAGGTCGGTCGTTTAGCCGCGTTTATAAACAAAATCGCTTAA
- a CDS encoding FAD-dependent oxidoreductase, with product MFDVLVVGAGLAGLSAALRARKSGLSVALMSKNAPFRSNSSMASGGINAALGYAEYDASALHIADTIKSAAGLGDEKAIKLLCETAPSIALELDALGAAFNRAENGKLAQRSFGGSGKKRACYVQDRTGAALVQALLKACNENGVKMLHGYFLLKLLVKNNRVGGVYALKVANGEVTAIEAKSVVLAGGGYAGIYCGYTSNPLSTSGDVLAVAFRAGLRLVNMEFVQFHPTGLLGSGELVSEAARSEGGFLTFENGERFTDEMQTRDKLARSIERETRSGRRVYIDARRLGKAFLESRLPNFCKSAAAKLGLDPSIDLIPIAPSAHYTMGGIEVYARTKTAIKGLFACGECAHSGTHGANRLGGNSLLEAAVFGKIAGENAVTFAKRAKSAKRAAIDAEAIASEQKRIDRIIEGESRFNINALRKSLGKKLTAKLGVFRDASGLKDALEYAEYLQTLVGGLACVYKERTNNVELVMILEFLNALEIAEVMALAALRRKESRGAHFREDYPLSDDSFLKNSYASRKNDGFYSIDFLRPRSFAWFADKLRRALSN from the coding sequence ATGTTCGACGTTTTGGTTGTCGGAGCGGGGTTAGCCGGTTTAAGCGCCGCGTTGCGGGCGCGCAAAAGCGGGCTATCCGTCGCGCTAATGAGCAAAAACGCGCCGTTTCGCTCCAATAGCTCGATGGCAAGCGGAGGCATAAACGCCGCGCTTGGCTACGCCGAATACGACGCGAGCGCTTTACATATCGCCGACACGATAAAAAGCGCCGCCGGACTTGGCGACGAGAAGGCGATCAAACTTTTATGCGAAACCGCGCCGTCAATCGCGCTAGAGCTTGACGCGCTGGGCGCCGCGTTTAATCGCGCCGAAAACGGCAAACTTGCCCAGAGGAGCTTTGGCGGCAGCGGCAAGAAACGCGCTTGTTACGTTCAAGATCGCACCGGCGCGGCTCTCGTTCAGGCGCTACTAAAAGCCTGCAACGAAAACGGCGTAAAGATGTTGCACGGGTATTTTCTGTTGAAGCTGTTGGTTAAAAATAACCGCGTCGGCGGCGTTTACGCCTTAAAAGTAGCGAACGGCGAAGTTACGGCGATCGAAGCTAAAAGCGTGGTTCTCGCCGGCGGCGGTTACGCCGGAATCTATTGCGGATACACAAGCAATCCTCTTTCTACAAGCGGCGACGTCCTCGCCGTCGCTTTTCGCGCGGGGCTTAGGCTCGTTAATATGGAGTTCGTGCAGTTTCACCCTACGGGTTTGTTAGGTTCAGGCGAGCTTGTCAGCGAAGCGGCGCGAAGCGAGGGCGGCTTCTTAACCTTTGAAAACGGCGAGCGGTTTACCGACGAGATGCAAACGCGCGATAAATTGGCTCGCTCGATAGAGCGCGAAACGCGAAGCGGACGCAGGGTTTATATCGACGCTAGGCGGCTTGGCAAAGCGTTTTTGGAAAGTCGCCTGCCCAACTTTTGCAAATCCGCCGCCGCGAAATTAGGGCTTGATCCCTCGATCGATCTAATACCGATCGCGCCTAGCGCGCACTATACGATGGGAGGAATAGAGGTCTATGCGCGGACGAAAACGGCGATCAAAGGTTTGTTTGCTTGCGGAGAGTGCGCCCACAGCGGAACTCACGGCGCGAACCGTTTGGGCGGCAATAGTCTTTTGGAGGCGGCGGTTTTCGGCAAAATAGCCGGAGAGAACGCCGTTACATTCGCGAAAAGAGCGAAAAGCGCGAAACGAGCGGCGATAGACGCGGAGGCGATCGCGTCGGAGCAAAAGAGGATCGATCGAATAATCGAGGGAGAGAGCCGCTTTAATATCAATGCTTTGCGCAAAAGTCTAGGCAAAAAATTAACCGCCAAACTCGGCGTATTCCGCGACGCGAGCGGGCTGAAAGACGCGCTGGAATACGCGGAGTATCTGCAGACGCTTGTCGGAGGGCTGGCGTGCGTCTATAAAGAGCGAACCAATAACGTCGAGCTGGTAATGATTCTAGAGTTTTTGAACGCTTTGGAGATCGCCGAAGTTATGGCGCTCGCGGCGCTTAGGCGCAAAGAGTCGCGCGGCGCGCACTTTCGCGAAGACTATCCGCTAAGCGACGACTCGTTTTTGAAAAACAGCTACGCTTCGCGCAAAAACGACGGATTTTATTCGATTGATTTTTTGCGTCCGCGTAGCTTTGCTTGGTTTGCCGACAAACTCCGCCGCGCGCTTAGTAATTAG